The sequence CTAATTacaaaaaaactattattaatagcatttccTCTGGAGTTCTCTAATCACTTTGTCTTATAGAACAAATGCACCTATGTAACCCTGACTATTCTCACTGCATATTCTTACTGTAGAGTTTGTAGAAGGGAAACAATGATTCACTCAAATGCCTCGCTGCACTTACAGGACTTATAGCAAAACTCTTAAGAACTTTTAAGGTGAGGTGGCATAAGGGAATGAATGAGCTACTAATGAATAAGGAAAGGCATGATTCGAAGCTATAACAAAGTCCGAATCAAGGAAATACCAAAGGTTATCTTGTATCggatatttatgttttaaggaattataatcaaaatactaaaaataataataagtccTGTGCTTAGGCTAGCGCATGGCATGTAATAGGccttccccctcttccttccGTTCTGTTACTTTAGCCAAAGACATCTTGTCCTTTTGTGGCATGCTTCTTCACTTTTCTCTTCTGTCCTGAACTTCCTGGTTACCCTGTGTGGAACACAGATTTTGTTTTGTCCTCTAGATTCACTTCTTGAGTGAATCCTTTCAGACCCACCCAGGTAGGCGCAGCTGTCACCCGTGAAGTCCCTCTTTGATTCCTTGAAGACAGCTCTAACCTTCCTGTCTCTGTGTTAGCAGTCTGGGAGCCTGCCTGTGTAGGACAGAGTGGGCAAAGTAATTATCTACCGGCTGGGCTCAGCCTAAATGCTGCCGTGGTTCTGCAGACAGAAGGACTGAATTTGTCAGGGTATCAGAGAAATATGAGCGATGTCCTACGATCCCTGCCTGCCTTCACCAGCCAGGCTGCTTTTTGCCTGATGGGCcttgtttctgtcttttgtagGTCCTGGTACAAGCCATCAAGGAGGCGAAGGAGCAGCACCCAGACATGTCGGTGACCAAGGTGGTTGTCCATCAAGAGACCGAGATTGCTGAGGATTGAGCTCAGGTAGAGGAGGGTGTTCCTGCTGGGGGTGAGGATGCCACTGTCTCAGCCTGAGAGGACTCTGGACAGAAGCCCTGGGCACTCTGGGAGCTCATCTCCCCAAAGAGGTGTCCACACCAGACCGTAGGAAGTCAAGTCAGAGGAGAGGCTGATGAGGAGATAGGAGATCATTAAGTATTTGGCTCCAACTAAAGCAGCCAGGTCATTTGTGTCCTCTTGCCCTTAGCAGTGCCAGCAGTGTTGGGTCACAGGAGGGACCCTAAACTTGGATGGAaacccccacccacctcctgaGTTTTCACACATCTCCTGCTTCTCCAGTGCacttttcccctcccttctctgctgCTCTGTTCTCTGCTGTCTCAGGTGTCTCTCAGCCAGAACCTGGGAGGGCAGCGgaggaggaaaaaacaagaaGAGCAGGGCCAGGCTATCTGGAGATGAGTGGGTTGGGGAGGGAAGCGGGGAATGGATGAAGTTCTGGGGCCAGACTAGAGAgttggaggcagggaggctgccTTTTGGGAGCCAGGGAGCCAGATAAATTCATGCCTAAAAGTAGTTTACAAATGACTTGAAGAAGCCACCAATCACCAGGGTAAGATTGGGTCCTAAAAACCACTCAGGTCCTGATTGTCACTTATGGCCACAAAAAATTAGCAGTGGGACTGGGAAACTTTCTCCTTTGCAGggtttaaaattttgcttctttctttcttctaggAACTATCCTACCCCTAACTCCTTGCCCTTCTCCCATCTAAGAGAAACCAGCGAAATGATAAAGAAGCTAATCTGCAATAGACTTCAGACTTTCAAGATTATTCTAAACCAccagaaaattaatttcattttctatttggaaTTTATACCAAGAGATTCTTCTAGATATCACTGATCCTTTTGAAGACCTTTTTCTATATTGTGATATCAGAAATTCTTCAACTTTTCACTTTATGGACtgttttaaaagagtttttggttttttatagGGTGGTTTGTGACCCCTTCAGCCTAGCCTCTGCCCATTTATTTCCAAGCCCAACACTGACAGGGTCCACAGAATTCTTCAGGAAACCCTCCAGAGACTCTGTTAGCTGTGTTGGAGGCCAAAGCCAGCTCCGTGGAAGGAACTTCCATGCTCCTACCCTAGTTTTGTACCCTTTGGATGGCAGCAGAAACTTTGTGAACCAGTTCTTTCTCAGAGCCAATGATGTGACTTTACCAGAATGTCAGGCAGGGCAACTGCCCTGACCCACAGACCCCAGAAAAATGTCCCTGTCCCTTTGTTAAGGGTGGTTTTGGGAAGGCAGAGACCTCTGCTAAGAATGTaatattgtttttccttcctcccttctgttctttctttttggagCCTCTTCGGGTCAAAGACATAAGAAATTGCTTAAGTTATATCTGATACTGTGAATGTTTGACCGTATCTGTGGCCTTCACCTCTCCATCTGCCCTCTTACCTCATCAGAAGCGGTGGCTCCACTAAGCTCCCCCAGCTCCCATCTCAGGAGAACAGAACTCATGAAAAAGTAGGAACTTTTGACCAAGAGCTCTACTGGAACATTTTTAGTGGTGATTTGGAGAAGGAAAGTTaatgaggtttttaaaataaggttttCTAGTTCTGAGAGTGTGCACTTCACACAGGGGAGAGGTGGTTTACCTCAGTCAGATCCTCAGGAGTATTTCCGGTGACCATCCCCGGGCCTCTTCCATCCTGGATGATAACGAATGTGGCTGAGAGAGGAGGTTGAGTTCTTTGACCTTTCTCCTTGCAACAGGCACCTGCCGAGGACACCCTTCTGGAGCAAGGGACTGGCTTTCAGGGCATCCTCCCCACAGGACACCACGTGACAAGGGGCACAAGCCCCAGCGCCACTCCCACTCACCACCTAAGGTCTGTCAGGTTTTATAGGCTTGATTTTGTGGTGGGTTTTGGACttagtttctcttctttttaatttccttctttccttttttttttggttttggaaatGAGAACTGATGTCCCTGATTCCTTGAAAGGATTTGGGGGCATTTTTATTCGATAGGGCTTGTCTGATCTTCCAGCTTGCTTCCCACAAACAGATCTGCCCGGAGGCTTCTGAGAATCGTAACTCTAGGCTAGACGTGAACTTCATGAGATAGACAGTGGGTCAGAGACAGCAGTCCCTGGGGGCTCCAGGGCATGAGCAAGAGAGCAGTCTAAACCTCTGCTCCCGGTAGTGGGAGCCGGAGGCACTTGTCCAGTCTCCACTGGATGACTTTTGTTTGGTTTAGACAAACTCAACTGGTTTGAACGATTTCGGGtgtgtgcatttttcttttggtatcCAGGTGACACTTTTACTACCaacaggagggaagggaagagcacAGGTGAGATGTGGGACAGACGGGGAAGAGGAGGTTGTCCTAGCTCAGGAACAAACCAGAGCTCTTGGGGCTCCCAAAGCTGAAACCTGTGGAATGAAGCGGATGGGGGACAGGAAGAAGGCACAGTGTGGCCATTTAAAAATTTGGCATACTGAGTATTCTGCCATCCGGATCCGTGTGTGGCAGCTTTCACAGCACAGGACCAtgatggggggggcgggggggggcggggactGAACTTTCCCTCAGCTGTTACCAACCCACTTGTCTCTGCTTCCTTGTCTCTAATTGGACCAGCTCTGAGCAGCCATGATTTGGACAAGCCCAGCGAGACGGGTGTCCTTCCAGGCCTCTTCCCCTTTCCTCCGTCTCTGGCAACAGATCTTGGGATTTGGcgattgtttggattttttttctttctgcagttgtgtgtgtgtgaagaaaaCAGACTCTGTCCAGATAGAAGTGGTGAAGAGGGGGAGGAGAGTTACATTTCCAGGGTCAGAAACTTGGCAACAGTTTTCCTAAAGTGACTCAGACACACCACAGTAACAACTCTCACTGCAGTTTTATTTTcacttgagaaataaaatttgctCCAAGCCACATGAGGTCTCTGGCACCCACCCACAAAACAAGACCTGTATCCATAAGCCGAGGGCTCAGGGAGCCTAACCGCAGGGACCTGTCAGGGCACCTCTGCCTGGCCCCCTCCCTGAGGCCCGTCACTGTGTTGGGGGAAGCCCATGGTGGCTGGGTGAGGAGACAACAGTCCACCTTGCAAATGGAACCAGAGCTGTGGCCTAACCAGCCCCCCTTTTTGCTCATGGGAAATCTCTGCCCAGGATCTCAGCCCCAGGCTGGTTGTTTTTACAAATCTCTCAAATGTATTATTTTGGTGACAAAAATGAAGGagctttgtaaatttaaaaaaaaaattatgaatcatATCAAGTAGTTTACATTTCTTGATAAAATAGGAACTATGGCAGCAGAATCAAATTGGCAAAATCCTTAAACAGGAAATAGTTAGGTCTGCTGTTTTGGCCTTTTGTAGGAGAAGTAGCTGTAGTGTTTAGGTATGTGTTTGGTCTTGCTTCTTGTATTGCATTtttcaataaacttaaaaaaaaaaaggactgaccATGAGGATTGAtctacttttaaatttctcttctccTATCATCAACTTGGCAAAAATTAAACATGGGTGGGAGAGACTTAAACTCAAGCTATTTTCTAAAGTAAGCTaagcaaggagagaaaggagcTTCTCGGACCTCTTTGGGGAGGAGCCGGACCTCACGTGAAGGCAGTGGCAGTGGTGTAGCCCTACTGGGATATACCCCGCACGGCTAAGGGAAGAAAGGGAGTTAAAGGCTCACAGTCCCCATCCCCGATGGCAGTGGAGGGTCTCAACTCCACCCCATTGCCCATCTTCCCAGAGGCCCAAACCCTGTCACCAGTGCCACTTTGGAGGGAGCCTGCCCCAACCTGTAACATCCCTACCTACCTCCAAGTATTAGGGGTCCTTGCCCACCATTTGAGGTTTGCCAAGACACCAGGTGCATCTCCCAATCTCCCTGGCCTGGACCTCCAGCCCCCTCAGGGCTACGGCCACATATGGAAGCTGAAGAAATTCCTGAGGCCGAGCCATGCTAGTCTCCGCTCTCCACATTGAAAGACACCCTCTCCAGCTCACTGGGCCCTAGTGCGGTTGGCATTTCTCTGCCCACATGCAGGTCAGGATGCCTCAGCACCTGCTGTGGTCGGAGGATCCATCCCCGGCCTGGGATGTGACTGAAACATCTACTAAACATGGGACTCCTGGTCCTCTGTTCCTATTACCATGGTCCATGCTGCAGCTTCATTGCAGACTGCCCCTCCGCTCCTCAGACCCGGGCCCCCAAGTCCCCTCCTCCCAATTTGGCATACCCCCCCAGACTGAGGCGGTCCAGCCGTGGCCAGCTTCGGTGAGCACAGTCCCGAGCGGCTGTGCCCCCAAGGAGGAGCTCCCCAAGGCCCAGATCCAGAGACTTGGAATGTTCAATGCAGGATCCAGAGGGCTGCACGGTGATAATCACGTGGCCAGTCTGGGTCCGGGGACCCCAAGGTGGGGGCAGCCCCGGGCCCTTCAGCGGGTAGCTGTTGAACAGGGCAGATAACCCCAAGCGAGGATTAGCAGGCTCTGAACGCAGACTCCGCACTGACGGGACGGGTGAGGTACCCCGACGTGGGGACAGGTCCCAAATTTCTGGCTCTGCGCAGCCTACAGCTCGGGGAGTCCTCGGGCCGGGGCTGGGAAGGAGAGCGCAGTCCCAGCTGGGGCCGTCGGGGGGCCCGAGCGCCTGGGCCCGCAGCACCCCCTGGCGGAGCCGCCGCGTCTCCAAGTCTCGGTTCTCATACAGCAGCGTGTTGGCGCAGATGAACACAAACAGGCCGACGCCCATGATCACCGGGCCAAGGAGCCGCAACCGCTCATGCGGGCCATGACCCCGGCCGGCGCCGCGCCCCTCGCGTCGCAGCTCGCTCAGGGGGGGTGAGCTGGCATTGGCGGCCCGGGGGCCCGGGGCCCCGGCTCGGTGCGGCCAGTAGCCGGCCACTGCGATGCCCATGCCCACCAATACCACGAGCGCCCCCAGCGCGGCGAACGCCCCCGACGGCGAGCGCAGCCGCAGCCGCGCCCGCACCCGCAGAGGCTCCGGCGGGGAGCGCGGGCGCCGGCGGCGGCCCAGCCGGCGGCCCAGGCGAGAGACGCGGCCCTCGGGGCTCCTCCGCACCTCCCCGCAGTCTCCGGGGCTCCCAGCCGTCATCTCGCCGTCGTCTGGGCGCTCTGCGGAGAGAAGATGGTTGGCAGGGACTGGACCGACGGACCTAGGTTCGGGGAGCCAGGCTCGGGGCCCAAATCCGGGAGGGAAGCTCGGGCCGCCTCGCCCGGGCCGCTTGGAGATCC is a genomic window of Eulemur rufifrons isolate Redbay chromosome 8, OSU_ERuf_1, whole genome shotgun sequence containing:
- the TMEM200B gene encoding transmembrane protein 200B, giving the protein MTAGSPGDCGEVRRSPEGRVSRLGRRLGRRRRPRSPPEPLRVRARLRLRSPSGAFAALGALVVLVGMGIAVAGYWPHRAGAPGPRAANASSPPLSELRREGRGAGRGHGPHERLRLLGPVIMGVGLFVFICANTLLYENRDLETRRLRQGVLRAQALGPPDGPSWDCALLPSPGPRTPRAVGCAEPEIWDLSPRRGTSPVPSVRSLRSEPANPRLGLSALFNSYPLKGPGLPPPWGPRTQTGHVIITVQPSGSCIEHSKSLDLGLGELLLGGTAARDCAHRSWPRLDRLSLGGYAKLGGGDLGARV